ACAGCGGGAACACGCGCTCCACGCCTTCTCCATAGGAGGTCTTGCGTACCGTGAACGAAGAGTTGTAACCGCTGTTGCGGCGCGCGACGACCATGCCTTCGAAGGCCTGGAGACGTTCGCGCTCGCCTTCCTGCACCTTCACGTGCACGGTAACGGTGTCACCCGGGGAGAATTCGGGGACTTTTTTGTCCGCCATCATTCGCGTTTCCAGTTCCTGCATGATCTTGCTCATTTTTCGACTCCTGACTCTTTGAGATATTCCCGCTGGAATTCTTCCAGCAGCTGTTTCTGCTCTTGGTTCAACGTCAATCTTTCCAGCAAATCCGGCCGGCGCAACCAGGTCCGTCCCAGCGAGCGCTTGAGGCGCCAGCGGCGGATCTTTTCATGATCGCCCGACAGCAATACTTCCGGCACTTTCCGCCCGGCGTACTCCTCCGGGCGCGTGTAATGCTCGCAATCCAGCAGGCCTTCCACGAAGGAATCCTGCTGCGCCGAATCCTCGTCGCCCAGCGCGCCGGGAAGCTGGCGCGTCACGGCGTCGATCAGCACCATCGCCGCCAGTTCACCACCGGAGAGGACGTAGTCGCCGATCGACCACTCCTCGTCCACTTCCGCCTGGAGCAGGCGCTCGTCGATGCCTTCGTAGCGCCCGGCGAGAAGTATCATCCCTTCCCGCTTCGACAGCTCCAGCACCGCGGCATGATCCAGCTGGCGGCCCTGGGGCGACAGGTACATCACCTTCACCGCTTTGCCCTGCTCGCCGCGAGCCGCGCGGATCGCGCGCTGCAGCGGCTCGATCATCATCACCATGCCCGGGCCGCCGCCATAAGGCCGGTCGTCCACGCTGCGGTGCTTGTCTTCCGTGTAATCGCGCGGGTTCCACACCCGCAGCGTCAGCAATCCGTTCTTGACCGCCCTTCCGGTGATGCCGTGGGCGCTGATGGCCTCGAACATCGGCGGAAACAGACTGATCACGTCAATGCGCATGGGTCAGAAGTCCGCGTCCCAATCCACCCGGATCACGCCCGCTTCCAGATCCACCTGGCGGATGACGCTGGCCGTCGCCGGCAGCCACCGCTCCTTTCCGTTACGTACCACCAGCACGTCGTTGGCGCCGGTCTCGACCAGGTGGTCCACCTTGCCGAGACTTTGCCCGGCGAGCGTGACGACTTCGAGCCCCACCAGCTGCGCCCAGTAATATTCGCCTTTCGACGGCGGCGGCAACTGCGAAAACTTTATCTCGATGTCCGCGCCGATCAACTGGCTCGCCTGATCGCGGTCATCCACGCCGGCGAGCTTCACCACCACACCCTTGCCTTGCGCGCGCCCGTCTTCGACAACCATCTCGCGCCAGCCTTCGGCGGTTTTCACGAGCCAGGGCGAGTAATCGATGATCGTTTCGCGCGGGCGGGCGTGGGAAAAAACCTTGACCCAGCCCTGCACCCCGAACAGGCCGGTGATCCGGCCGAAATGCACCAAGCCGTCAGGGCGTGACGGGTCGGTCATAACGAACGAATCAAGCGGCTTTGGCGGCCTGCTTCAGCAGATCAGCCACGCGCTCGGTCGGCTTGGCGCCTTTGCTCAGCCAGTACTGCACGCGCTCCATGTCCACCTTCAGCTTGATTTCTTTTGCGCTCGCGAGCGGATTGTAAAATCCGATGCGCTCGATGTTGTTGCCGTTCAGCGCACGACGCCGGTCAGCGACAATGATGCGGTAATAGGGCCGCTTGTTCGCGCCGCCACGTGCCAGACGTATGGTTACCATTCGATCTACCTCACTCCGTTAGAAAGCCCCGCCCGGCCGGACAGGGCCCGTACAAGCTTCGAGAAAGGGCGCGATTTTACCCTCGATACCGCGGGAAATGAAGGGGCACGGCCGAAAAACCCGCTGTTATTCAACAGTCTGAGCCGGATCAAGGTTTCCCGGGCGGGGGTTTTGCCATTATCCCCGGAAACCGGGCCTGAACGCGTCTGCGCGTCAAAAAAGGCTTGCAAACCAGCCGTGGCGGGCAGATAACTTAATGACCAACCCGTTTCCGACCGAGGGGGGCAACATGAACAAACCCTTAGCGATGCCCGCGGGCATGGTCCTCCGGGCCGAGGCGCCCGAGGAATATGCCGGTATCCTGACCCCGGAAGCGCTCGATTTCGTTGCGGACCTGGCGCGGCGTTTCGGGCCCGGGCGGGAACAACTGCTGGCGCGGCGAGCGGAGCGTCAGGCGCAGCTGGACCGCGGCATCAAACCGGAGTTCCCGTTCGAGACCCGCGCGGTGCGCGAGGCCGACTGGACCGTGGCGCCGGTGCCGGCGGAGATACAGGACCGCCGCGTCGAGATCACCGGGCCGGTGGAACGCAAGATGATCATCAACGCGCTCAATTCCGGGGCCAATGTCTTCCTCGCCGATCTCGAAGACTCGCTCGCGCCCACCTGGGACAACGTCATCCGGGGGCAAGTGAACCTGCGCGACGCCGTGCGGCGCTCGATCAGTTACGACAGCCCGGAAGGCAAGCATTACACGCTGAACACCAAAACGGCGATCCTGTTCGTGCGCCCGCGCGGCTGGCACCTGACCGAAAAGCATGTGCTGGTGGATGGCAAGCCGGTGTCGGCCAGCCTGTTCGATTTTGGCTTGTATTTCTTTCACAACGCCAGGGCGCTGCTCGAACGCGGCACCGCGCCCTACTTCTACCTGCCCAAGCTGGAAAGCTATCTCGAAGCCCGGTTATGGAACGAGGTGTTCCTGTGGGCGCAGGAGCGCCTGGG
The DNA window shown above is from Sulfuricaulis limicola and carries:
- the rplS gene encoding 50S ribosomal protein L19: MSKIMQELETRMMADKKVPEFSPGDTVTVHVKVQEGERERLQAFEGMVVARRNSGYNSSFTVRKTSYGEGVERVFPLYSSAIAKIEVSRRGDVRRAKLYYLRDLAGKAARVREKV
- the trmD gene encoding tRNA (guanosine(37)-N1)-methyltransferase TrmD, which codes for MRIDVISLFPPMFEAISAHGITGRAVKNGLLTLRVWNPRDYTEDKHRSVDDRPYGGGPGMVMMIEPLQRAIRAARGEQGKAVKVMYLSPQGRQLDHAAVLELSKREGMILLAGRYEGIDERLLQAEVDEEWSIGDYVLSGGELAAMVLIDAVTRQLPGALGDEDSAQQDSFVEGLLDCEHYTRPEEYAGRKVPEVLLSGDHEKIRRWRLKRSLGRTWLRRPDLLERLTLNQEQKQLLEEFQREYLKESGVEK
- the rimM gene encoding ribosome maturation factor RimM (Essential for efficient processing of 16S rRNA), whose protein sequence is MTDPSRPDGLVHFGRITGLFGVQGWVKVFSHARPRETIIDYSPWLVKTAEGWREMVVEDGRAQGKGVVVKLAGVDDRDQASQLIGADIEIKFSQLPPPSKGEYYWAQLVGLEVVTLAGQSLGKVDHLVETGANDVLVVRNGKERWLPATASVIRQVDLEAGVIRVDWDADF
- the rpsP gene encoding 30S ribosomal protein S16, whose translation is MVTIRLARGGANKRPYYRIIVADRRRALNGNNIERIGFYNPLASAKEIKLKVDMERVQYWLSKGAKPTERVADLLKQAAKAA